The following coding sequences are from one Diadema setosum chromosome 9, eeDiaSeto1, whole genome shotgun sequence window:
- the LOC140232608 gene encoding uncharacterized protein: MDSYSYVQSQCASDTAIDVMDSPASANFYEFECDKQFAIKREQFDIEEPHLELGDFLNCEDSVDLQVYLQQPVGNIQRTTNFSGDTARQVQLEPFESQRCHQSLMNAAADAGAPTLTELSTHRSGTPMHIENIHQPTTVIMPLTTQAHVGSADHHDSSAVVPVFTQEDFPNEVNAMSLSVASSPGMPTSADTSRQNSPAPASASCTTISTTSPTTSSSKRKRPVLDKNSNEYLEKRQRNNIAVRKSRLKTKEKNKELQSKVGELQEENGNLKKRVEMLTKELTVLKSLFTNVGKAPPARLEKAVE, from the coding sequence ATGGACTCTTACTCTTATGTTCAGTCACAATGTGCCTCAGACACAGCCATAGACGTCATGGATTCGCCTGCAAGTGCTAACTTCTACGAGTTTGAATGTGACAAGCAGTTTGCTATCAAACGAGAACAATTCGATATTGAAGAGCCACATCTTGAACTTGGTGATTTTCTGAACTGTGAGGATTCTGTTGATCTTCAAGTGTATCTTCAACAGCCTGTTGGTAACATCCAAAGAACGACAAATTTCAGTGGTGATACCGCACGTCAGGTGCAGTTGGAGCCGTTCGAGTCCCAGCGTTGCCACCAGAGCTTGATGAACGCAGCTGCCGACGCTGGGGCGCCCACTCTCACTGAGCTGTCGACACATCGTTCTGGTACGCCGATGCACATCGAGAACATTCACCAGCCGACGACGGTGATCATGCCGCTTACGACGCAGGCCCATGTGGGGAGTGCTGATCACCACGACTCGTCCGCTGTCGTGCCCGTCTTCACACAAGAGGACTTTCCGAATGAAGTGAATGCCATGAGCCTGAGCGTGGCCTCCAGTCCGGGCATGCCGACGTCGGCAGATACGAGCAGGCAAAACAGCCCGGCACCTGCCTCAGCAAGCTGCACCACCATCTCCACCACCAGTCCTACCACCAGCTCCAGCAAGCGAAAGCGACCAGTGCTCGATAAGAACTCCAACGAGTACTTGGAAAAGAGGCAAAGGAACAATATTGCTGTGCGAAAGAGTCGCTTGAAGACcaaggagaaaaacaaagagctGCAAAGCAAAGTTGGTGAGCTGCAGGAGGAAAATGGGAACCTGAAGAAACGGGTTGAGATGCTGACAAAGGAACTGACTGTCCTGAAAAGTCTATTTACGAACGTTGGAAAGGCGCCACCAGCTAGGCTGGAGAAAGCAGTTGAATGA